The nucleotide sequence GATTTTTTTTTCAATGAGGTTTATTGTTCAATGGATAGCAAGTGAGAAGATAGGAAAAAGTGTTATTCCATTTTCATTCTGGATATTTAGCCTAGGAGGGAGTGCACTTCTTCTGAGCTATGCCTTATATAGAAAAGATCCGGTTTTTATCCTTGGTCAAGTACCTAATCTGTTTATTTATTCCAGAAACATATATTTAATAAAGAAAAAAGGGAGTTAATATGTCTAGTGAAGATAAGAAATATTCATTAATAATCTTGGTTTTATCAATTATATCATTCTTTTCTAACTTATGGGTAAAAGATGCAGACTTGATGGAGGCAAGAAACTTTATAACAGCTAGAGAAATGGTAGAAAGTGAAAATTGGCTGATACCAACATTAAATGGAAATTTAAGATTTGAAAAGCCACCTCTACCAACATGGATAACAGCTGGGATGATGAAATTATTTCATAATACAACAGATGAATTTTTATTGAGAATACCTGTAGCTATTATATCTGTTATGCTGATTTTTCTTATTTATTATTTAGTAAAAATATTAACTGAAAAAAGTTTGTATAGTTTTATAGCTGCATTTATTTCTCTTACAACTTTTATGCTGATAAAAACAGGAAATGAAAATAGCTGGGATATGTATAGTTATGCTTTTGCTTTTGGAGCAGTAGCTTTTTTCACTGCTGGAATAAAAAAAGAAAAAATGAACAGCTTTATTATAAGTGGAATATTTTTAGCTTGTTCCATATTGAGCAAAGGACCAGTAGCTTTATATGGTTTGACAGTTCCTTTTATAATTTCATATGGATATGTCTATGGAATAGAAAAATATAAAAAGAATTGGAGAGGTATTTTGATAATGCTTGGAACAACAGTTCTTTTATCAGGAATATGGCCAGTTTTAGTGCTATTAAATTATAAAGAGATTTTTTTAAATGTAATGGAAAAAGAGAAAGATACTTGGACTTCAAAACATACACAGGGAATATTTTTTTATCTGGATTATTTTATATATATGGGAATATGGATATTTTTCTCAGCATTTGGAATGATAAAAAAATGGAGTAAGGAAAGGACAGAGGATAAAAAGTTTTTTGATTTTATTTTTTTATGGAATTTGTTAGTGCTGGTACTGTTATCTTTAATAAAAATGAAAAAGAAAAGATATGGAATTCCCATCTATATAACTTCAAGTTTGATGGTTAGTTCTACATGCAGTTATTATTATCAAAAAAGTTGGAATGAATTAAAAAAATCTGATAGATTACTTTTTCAGATTCAAAGTATTTTTATCTGGATAGTGTCTTTGGGAATACCAATTTTTCTTTTGATAGGGAGATATATAAAGAAAGATATTTCTTTGAGCTATATTTTGATTGTTTTAACTATAATGATTCCTTTTTACTTTTGGATGTATATAGCAAAGAACCATAAGGCAAGAGTAAAAAATATTATATTAGGAAGTGGTATATTGATGCTCATAGCTAATAATACTACAAACTGGTTTATAGAAAGAGAAATTAGGGAAAAAAATGATAAAAATATTCCAAAAATAAGTATGGCAAAGAAAAGCCCAATTCAATGGGAAGTGTATTCTGAAGACTTTGAAATAGAAGATGTGTGGAATATTGGGAAGCAAATAAAGAAATTTGATGAAAAAATGTTATTGAAAGATGAACTTGTTATTTTGGAAAATGACGAATTAGATATGGAAAAATTTAAAGATTATTTTATAGCAGATAAAAAAATATTTACTCGAGGAAATAATGATATAGTAAAATTATTTTATCTGGAAAAATTGGAGGATGTAAATGAAGATTTTGATAACAGGAGCAGCAGGATTCATAGGTTCGCATTTAACAGAGGAACTGTTGAAAACAAATAACAAAATAATAGCTGTAGATAATTTTGATGAATATTATTCTTTAGATATAAAATGCAGAAATGTATTGGAATCTGTTGATAAAGAGGAAAACTTAGATTTCATAGTTGGTTTAAAAGAGAGAGAAGAAAAGATAAAACAGCTTATATTGAATACTTCAAGTGAAAACTATAAACTTTATTATTGTGATATCAGAGATAAGAATGAACTGGAAAAGATATTTGAAAAAGAAAAACCTGAATTTATAGTTAACTTAGCAGGTTTGGCAGGAGTAAGACCTTCTTTAGAAAAACCTTTAGAATATGAGGAAGTTAATGTTAGGGGAACTATGAATATTCTGGAAATATGTAAAAAATTAGGAATAAAAAAGTTCATACAGGCTTCATCATCATCTGTATATGGAAATAATAAAAAATCTCCTTTCAAAGAAACAGATATTGTAGATTTTGCTATTTCTCCATATGCAGCAACTAAAAAGAGCTGTGAAGTAATAGGACATGTGTATCATAAATTATATAACATAGATATGTTTCAATTAAGATTTTTTACTGTGTATGGAGAAAGACAAAGGCCAGATCTGGCAATTTATAAGTTCACAAAAATGATACTTGAAGGTGAAAAAATTCCTTTTTATGGAGATGGAAATACATTTAGAGATTATACATATATAAAAGACATTATACAGGGAATACAAAAATCTATTGATTATTTAAAGAGTAATTCTAATGTTTATGAAATAGTAAACTTAGGAGAATCTCATGTGGTATCTTTAAAAGAAATGGTAGAGGTAATAGAAAGTACACTGGGAATAAAAGCAAAAATAGATAAACTTCCTATACAGATGGGAGATGTTGAAAAAACATATGCAGATATAAATAAGGCAAAAATATTAATAGGATATAATCCATCAACAGAATTTAAAAATGGAATTACAAAATTTATTGATTGGTTTAAAAATTTTAATAAAGATCAAAGGAGAATATAATGAATATTTCAGTTATAGGAACAGGTTATGTTGGATTGGTTCAAGGTGTGATAATGGCAGAATTTGGTGCTAAAGTAATATGTATGGATATAGATGAACATAAAATAAAAACATTAAAAGAAGGAAAAGTACCTATATATGAACATGGGCTTCAGGAACTTTTAATGAAAAATATAAAAGGGAAAAGAATTGAATTTACAACAGATATGAAGTATGCTGTAGAAAATTCAGAAGTCATATTTATAGCTGTGGGAACACCTCCTGCTTTGGATGGTTCAGCTGATCTGCACTATGTACTGGATGTAGCAGCTAATGTTGGAAAATATATAGATAAATATAAAGTTATTGTAAATAAATCAACAGTTCCAGTAGGAACTGGAAAAAAAGTAAGGGAGAATATTCAAAGGGAACTGGAAAAAAGAGGAGAAAATATAGAGTTTGATATAGTTTCAAATCCTGAATTTTTAAGAGAAGGAAAAGCTGTAGGAGATTGTTTAAGACCAGATAGAATAGTAATAGGTTATGAGACAGATAAAGCAAAAGAAATAATGAAAAAGGTATATGATGTACTTTTTATAAATGAAACTCCTTTTATGTTTACCAATATAGAAACTGCTGAAATGATAAAATATGCATCTAATGCTTTTCTTGCTGTAAAAATTTCCTTTATCAATGAAATATCTCTTTTGTCA is from Fusobacterium sp. and encodes:
- a CDS encoding lipid-A-disaccharide synthase N-terminal domain-containing protein, producing the protein MEKLLNWDFFVVIGMIGQIFFSMRFIVQWIASEKIGKSVIPFSFWIFSLGGSALLLSYALYRKDPVFILGQVPNLFIYSRNIYLIKKKGS
- a CDS encoding ArnT family glycosyltransferase; translated protein: MSSEDKKYSLIILVLSIISFFSNLWVKDADLMEARNFITAREMVESENWLIPTLNGNLRFEKPPLPTWITAGMMKLFHNTTDEFLLRIPVAIISVMLIFLIYYLVKILTEKSLYSFIAAFISLTTFMLIKTGNENSWDMYSYAFAFGAVAFFTAGIKKEKMNSFIISGIFLACSILSKGPVALYGLTVPFIISYGYVYGIEKYKKNWRGILIMLGTTVLLSGIWPVLVLLNYKEIFLNVMEKEKDTWTSKHTQGIFFYLDYFIYMGIWIFFSAFGMIKKWSKERTEDKKFFDFIFLWNLLVLVLLSLIKMKKKRYGIPIYITSSLMVSSTCSYYYQKSWNELKKSDRLLFQIQSIFIWIVSLGIPIFLLIGRYIKKDISLSYILIVLTIMIPFYFWMYIAKNHKARVKNIILGSGILMLIANNTTNWFIEREIREKNDKNIPKISMAKKSPIQWEVYSEDFEIEDVWNIGKQIKKFDEKMLLKDELVILENDELDMEKFKDYFIADKKIFTRGNNDIVKLFYLEKLEDVNEDFDNRSSRIHRFAFNRGTVENK
- a CDS encoding GDP-mannose 4,6-dehydratase, yielding MKILITGAAGFIGSHLTEELLKTNNKIIAVDNFDEYYSLDIKCRNVLESVDKEENLDFIVGLKEREEKIKQLILNTSSENYKLYYCDIRDKNELEKIFEKEKPEFIVNLAGLAGVRPSLEKPLEYEEVNVRGTMNILEICKKLGIKKFIQASSSSVYGNNKKSPFKETDIVDFAISPYAATKKSCEVIGHVYHKLYNIDMFQLRFFTVYGERQRPDLAIYKFTKMILEGEKIPFYGDGNTFRDYTYIKDIIQGIQKSIDYLKSNSNVYEIVNLGESHVVSLKEMVEVIESTLGIKAKIDKLPIQMGDVEKTYADINKAKILIGYNPSTEFKNGITKFIDWFKNFNKDQRRI
- a CDS encoding UDP-glucose/GDP-mannose dehydrogenase family protein, with the protein product MNISVIGTGYVGLVQGVIMAEFGAKVICMDIDEHKIKTLKEGKVPIYEHGLQELLMKNIKGKRIEFTTDMKYAVENSEVIFIAVGTPPALDGSADLHYVLDVAANVGKYIDKYKVIVNKSTVPVGTGKKVRENIQRELEKRGENIEFDIVSNPEFLREGKAVGDCLRPDRIVIGYETDKAKEIMKKVYDVLFINETPFMFTNIETAEMIKYASNAFLAVKISFINEISLLSEKVGSNSQEIARAMGMDGRISPKFLHCGPGYGGSCFPKDTKAIVDIANKYGEEMFVIKAAIEANEKQKRKMVDKIISKMNGVKGKIIGILGLSFKPDTDDMREAPSIDIIRGLVKNGAKIHAYCPEGIKEARWRLADIEKNIIYCADEYSVANDVDGIVLLTEWNQFRGMNMDNIKDRMKDNYYFDMRNVYTKDRKVREIFKYYPIGQN